In Actinomyces weissii, a genomic segment contains:
- a CDS encoding MATE family efflux transporter, which produces MSSHPATLDRRILSLALPALGALVAEPLFVLIDSAMVGHLGAVSLAGLSLASTVLTTLVGLFVFLAYATTATTARLFGAGQRQAGLRAGLDGVWLALALGVLAGSLLAATAPWVVGALGGQGAVAAAAVAYLRASAAGVPGMLVVFAATGTLRGLLDTRTPFVVATAGAVLNVALNTLLLYGLGLGIAGSGLGTALAQTVMGLALLVPLVRAARAEGVSLRPSGTGLGGSLGAGTPLLVRTVSLRAAILATVWAATSLGQAPLAAHQVVSTVWGLAAFSLDALAIAAQALVGNALGAAAADQERPPTAPQEPQAAPSQPGVDAVLRRCLAWGVGAGVVIGAVVAAASPWLPLLFTNDAGVLAAARPALLVAASAMPLAGAVFLFDGVLMGAGDGPYLARAGIATLLPYLPAAYAVAHGWPTGGGTGLLWLWGAFAWLFMGARALTTGLRARSQAWRH; this is translated from the coding sequence GTGAGCAGCCACCCCGCCACGCTCGACCGGCGCATCCTGTCCCTGGCCCTGCCCGCCCTGGGGGCCCTGGTGGCCGAGCCCCTGTTCGTGCTGATCGACTCCGCCATGGTGGGGCACCTCGGGGCGGTCAGCCTGGCGGGCCTGTCCCTGGCCTCCACAGTGCTGACCACCCTGGTGGGCCTGTTCGTGTTCCTGGCCTACGCCACCACGGCCACCACCGCCCGCCTCTTCGGCGCCGGGCAGCGCCAGGCGGGACTGCGGGCCGGTCTCGACGGCGTCTGGCTGGCCCTGGCCCTCGGGGTCCTGGCCGGCTCGCTGCTGGCGGCAACCGCCCCCTGGGTGGTGGGCGCGCTCGGCGGCCAGGGGGCCGTAGCCGCGGCCGCCGTCGCCTACCTGCGGGCATCAGCGGCCGGGGTGCCGGGGATGCTGGTGGTCTTCGCCGCCACCGGCACACTGCGGGGCCTGCTGGACACGCGCACGCCCTTCGTCGTCGCCACCGCCGGGGCGGTGCTGAACGTAGCCCTGAACACCCTGCTCCTGTACGGGCTGGGCCTGGGGATCGCGGGCTCGGGCCTGGGGACCGCCCTGGCCCAGACGGTTATGGGCCTGGCCCTGCTGGTGCCCCTGGTCCGGGCCGCCCGGGCGGAGGGGGTCAGCCTGCGCCCCAGCGGCACCGGCCTGGGAGGCTCCCTGGGGGCGGGCACGCCCCTGCTGGTGCGCACCGTGTCCCTGCGGGCCGCGATCCTGGCCACCGTGTGGGCGGCCACCAGCCTGGGCCAGGCACCCCTGGCCGCGCACCAGGTGGTCAGCACGGTCTGGGGCCTGGCGGCCTTCAGCCTGGACGCGCTGGCCATCGCCGCCCAGGCGCTGGTGGGCAACGCCCTGGGGGCCGCCGCAGCCGACCAGGAGAGGCCGCCAACCGCTCCGCAAGAGCCTCAGGCAGCCCCGAGCCAGCCGGGGGTGGACGCGGTGCTGCGGCGCTGCCTGGCCTGGGGCGTGGGCGCCGGGGTGGTGATCGGGGCCGTGGTAGCCGCCGCCAGCCCCTGGCTGCCGCTGCTGTTCACCAACGACGCCGGGGTCCTGGCAGCCGCCCGCCCGGCCCTGCTGGTGGCGGCCTCCGCCATGCCCCTGGCCGGGGCGGTGTTCCTCTTTGACGGGGTGCTCATGGGGGCGGGCGACGGCCCCTACCTGGCACGGGCCGGGATAGCTACCCTGCTGCCCTACCTGCCCGCCGCCTACGCCGTCGCCCACGGCTGGCCCACGGGCGGCGGCACGGGGCTGCTGTGGCTGTGGGGGGCCTTCGCCTGGCTGTTCATGGGCGCACGGGCCCTGACCACGGGCCTGCGCGCCCGCTCCCAGGCCTGGAGGCACTGA